One segment of Aquimarina sp. BL5 DNA contains the following:
- a CDS encoding 2OG-Fe(II) oxygenase, with product MSHLDRDKIADLIFLKLKDNEEVLKNHFHQTSKGIGYFYLDNLLPDELAREIFDKFPRTKDVKVKKSIREYKYVAAQMNKYHPLLEEVIYAFQDRKIVDLIAMICSYENVVPDKNLYAGGISMMGKGNYLNPHLDNSHDKDVKLWRVLNLLYYVTPNWEPDNGGSLELWPNGLKSEPVSINSKFNRLVVMVTHKSSWHSVSKVKEDQVRCCVSNYYFSTEPVDDKTSFHVTTFRGRPGQFFKDKILKLDSSLRMGVRKIFKKGIRENPHVYKKDDS from the coding sequence ATGAGTCACCTCGATAGAGATAAAATAGCCGATCTTATTTTTTTAAAACTCAAAGATAATGAAGAAGTTTTAAAAAATCACTTTCACCAGACTAGCAAAGGTATTGGTTATTTTTATTTAGATAATCTGTTACCAGATGAATTGGCTAGAGAGATATTTGATAAATTTCCAAGAACCAAAGACGTAAAGGTTAAAAAAAGTATTAGAGAATATAAGTATGTAGCTGCCCAGATGAACAAATATCACCCTTTGTTAGAAGAGGTTATATATGCATTTCAAGATCGTAAAATTGTCGATCTTATTGCCATGATTTGTAGTTATGAAAATGTAGTGCCTGATAAAAATCTTTATGCAGGAGGAATTTCTATGATGGGAAAGGGAAATTACTTAAATCCTCATCTAGATAATTCTCATGATAAAGATGTAAAGCTATGGCGCGTACTTAATTTATTATATTATGTTACTCCAAATTGGGAGCCTGATAATGGAGGAAGTTTAGAATTATGGCCAAACGGATTAAAAAGTGAGCCTGTATCAATAAATTCGAAGTTCAATAGATTGGTAGTTATGGTTACTCACAAAAGCTCTTGGCATTCCGTTAGTAAGGTAAAAGAAGATCAAGTGCGATGTTGTGTTTCTAATTATTATTTTTCTACAGAACCCGTGGATGATAAAACATCTTTTCATGTAACTACGTTTAGAGGACGGCCTGGTCAGTTTTTTAAAGATAAAATACTGAAACTAGATTCATCTCTACGAATGGGAGTTCGAAAAATATTCAAAAAAGGGATTCGAGAAAATCCTCATGTCTATAAGAAGGATGATTCTTAG
- a CDS encoding FdtA/QdtA family cupin domain-containing protein, which translates to MASNTSTQNIKNTNTVEDCKIIEIPKIKDPRGNIAVVEKDVIPFETKRVYYLYDVPSDASRGGHAHKNLCQFLIALSGSFDVILHDGKEQKKVTLNKPNKGLLIKPGIWRELENFSSGSVCLVLASEVFEEEDYIRDFNDFTLFKSR; encoded by the coding sequence ATGGCAAGCAATACTTCCACGCAAAATATAAAGAACACAAATACCGTTGAGGATTGTAAGATTATAGAGATTCCTAAGATAAAAGATCCAAGAGGAAATATAGCGGTAGTGGAGAAGGATGTGATTCCTTTTGAAACGAAACGAGTGTATTATTTATATGATGTTCCCAGTGATGCGAGTAGAGGGGGTCACGCGCATAAAAACTTATGTCAATTTCTTATAGCACTAAGCGGAAGTTTTGATGTGATTTTACATGATGGTAAAGAACAAAAGAAGGTTACCCTTAATAAACCAAATAAGGGATTATTGATTAAACCTGGAATATGGAGAGAGTTGGAGAATTTTTCTTCTGGCTCTGTTTGTCTTGTGTTAGCTTCTGAAGTCTTTGAAGAAGAAGATTACATCAGAGATTTTAACGACTTTACATTATTCAAAAGCAGATAG
- a CDS encoding glycosyltransferase yields the protein MLSILIPVYNYNVIPLIKEVHKQASLCNIPFEILVLDDQSEFHSEENNVINNIPGCTFKKLSKNIGRSAIRNLLASTALYDFLLFIDAGTFPKNKNFIRTYLDNIDQKVVTGGMTYLKEPPKKPFKLRWVYTKKRESVPKNQENKRPIVCSSNFLIHEEIFKIIKFDESLQRYGCEDVVFFDSITKKGIPITYIDNPVIHDANDDAETFIKKTEFAIENLIELINTNKLEYDRYKVSSLYYKLNKIKADKIISLIFRISRNLLKRNFNSSYPSILCYDFYRLGYFCLTKNKI from the coding sequence ATGTTATCAATTTTGATCCCAGTTTATAATTACAATGTAATTCCTTTGATTAAAGAAGTTCACAAACAAGCTTCTTTATGTAACATACCTTTTGAAATACTTGTTTTAGATGATCAATCAGAGTTTCATTCAGAAGAAAATAATGTTATCAATAACATACCAGGTTGTACGTTTAAGAAATTATCAAAAAACATAGGACGAAGTGCTATCAGAAATCTATTAGCCTCTACAGCTTTATATGATTTTCTTTTATTCATTGATGCAGGAACATTTCCTAAGAACAAGAACTTTATCAGAACGTATTTAGACAATATAGATCAAAAAGTAGTAACTGGTGGAATGACTTACCTAAAAGAACCTCCAAAAAAACCTTTTAAACTGCGTTGGGTTTACACCAAAAAAAGAGAGTCTGTTCCTAAAAATCAAGAAAATAAGCGACCTATAGTTTGTTCTTCTAACTTTTTAATCCACGAAGAAATTTTTAAAATCATAAAGTTTGACGAATCCTTACAAAGGTACGGGTGTGAAGATGTAGTTTTTTTTGATTCAATTACTAAAAAAGGAATACCTATTACATATATCGATAATCCTGTAATTCATGATGCTAATGACGACGCAGAAACTTTTATAAAAAAGACTGAATTTGCTATTGAAAACTTAATTGAGTTGATTAATACTAATAAACTTGAATATGACCGATATAAGGTATCCAGTTTATACTACAAATTGAATAAAATTAAGGCTGATAAAATTATTTCTTTAATTTTTAGAATCTCAAGAAATTTACTTAAAAGAAATTTCAATTCATCTTATCCGTCCATTTTATGCTATGATTTCTATCGTTTGGGTTACTTTTGCTTAACTAAAAATAAAATCTAG
- a CDS encoding O-antigen translocase, whose amino-acid sequence MNSYFDKLKSNVLIKVSSFNAIGVFVKMITGVISLKVIAIFLGPEGLALMGNLRNVLTSIQSVGTLGLYNGVVKYIAEFKSNKEELTAMLSTSYLFCFIVILILSGWLYLDPNFWNTLIFGKEYDYSFIFEAIAIALPFYSINTLCLAIINGYSKYKEYIGINIVSSLIGLLITVFLVWEYRLEGAFIAIIINPAVSLIITIVIIARLKNIIKPLEFTKVSFKYIKRLSSYAIMALISATVLPAILIRIRNFIINTQGVEEAGYWEAIQSISNQYMLFITTLLTIYLLPKLAEIKRSKDFKLEVINFYKTILPVFVLGFLIIYFLRNFIIKILFSDDFIAMEPLFLWQLFGDFFKIASLVIAYQFLAKRMFWYYIFTEIISFGFLYLASIYLINQFGFIGASMAYFFNYVFYFLLLMLVFRKSLFGPDRSI is encoded by the coding sequence GTGAATTCATACTTTGATAAATTGAAAAGCAACGTGTTAATTAAAGTTAGCTCTTTTAATGCGATTGGTGTTTTTGTAAAAATGATTACTGGTGTTATAAGCCTAAAAGTAATAGCAATATTCTTAGGTCCGGAAGGCTTGGCTTTGATGGGCAACCTTCGTAATGTTTTGACTTCAATACAATCTGTTGGTACCTTAGGGTTGTATAATGGAGTTGTAAAATATATAGCAGAATTTAAAAGCAATAAAGAGGAGTTAACGGCAATGTTATCGACTAGCTATCTGTTTTGTTTTATAGTCATCCTGATATTATCAGGTTGGTTATATCTTGATCCTAATTTTTGGAATACACTAATATTTGGTAAAGAATACGATTATAGTTTTATTTTTGAAGCTATAGCAATCGCATTACCTTTTTATTCTATAAATACATTATGTCTTGCAATAATCAATGGTTATTCTAAATATAAGGAATATATAGGGATTAACATCGTTAGTAGTTTGATCGGTTTATTGATCACTGTTTTTTTAGTATGGGAATACAGGTTGGAAGGTGCATTTATAGCAATCATAATAAATCCTGCGGTTTCACTTATAATTACGATAGTGATTATAGCCAGATTGAAAAATATTATTAAACCTCTAGAGTTTACAAAGGTCTCTTTCAAATACATAAAAAGATTAAGTTCTTACGCTATAATGGCATTGATATCCGCTACCGTATTGCCTGCTATTCTTATTAGAATTAGAAATTTTATTATTAATACCCAAGGAGTGGAAGAAGCGGGGTATTGGGAGGCTATACAAAGTATAAGTAATCAGTATATGCTTTTTATAACAACTTTATTAACGATTTATCTACTTCCTAAATTGGCAGAAATAAAGAGGAGCAAAGATTTTAAATTGGAGGTTATAAATTTTTATAAGACGATCTTACCTGTATTTGTTCTTGGGTTTTTAATTATTTATTTTCTAAGGAATTTCATCATTAAAATTCTTTTTTCTGATGATTTTATAGCTATGGAACCTTTGTTTTTATGGCAATTGTTTGGAGATTTTTTTAAAATAGCTTCCTTGGTAATTGCATACCAGTTTCTAGCTAAAAGAATGTTTTGGTATTATATATTTACAGAGATCATTTCATTTGGGTTTTTATATCTGGCAAGTATTTATTTAATAAATCAATTTGGCTTTATTGGTGCTTCTATGGCGTATTTTTTTAATTATGTCTTTTATTTTTTATTATTGATGTTGGTATTCAGAAAATCACTTTTTGGACCAGATAGAAGCATTTAA
- a CDS encoding glycosyltransferase family 2 protein, giving the protein MPFFSIIVPLYNKENSIANTLESIFNQTYTDYEIVIINDGSTDHSEEIVNQYTDKRIQFFSTKNNGVSKARNLGIEKANGKLVAFLDADDYWYPNHLEIVFRLYEKFPDAGLFSTSYEKRFNAKSTFLANFKNIDANSNTFMIVNDFFESSIIDSIAWTSACAVPKNTLNNIGVFDTSITHGAGEDTDLWIRIALKYKVALATYVTATYNLDANNRISNTDTLKRNFQDLNKFQKEEKTNLSLKKYLDQNRYSISLQYKSAGDPKTAKKYKEEIDYKNLNTKQKILLAAPKFLYNFLKIIRRKLILNASIKLSAFE; this is encoded by the coding sequence GTGCCTTTTTTCTCCATTATAGTTCCGCTTTACAATAAAGAAAATAGCATTGCTAATACATTAGAATCCATTTTTAATCAAACTTATACCGATTATGAGATTGTAATTATTAATGACGGTTCTACGGATCATAGTGAAGAGATTGTGAACCAATATACAGACAAAAGAATACAGTTCTTTTCTACAAAAAACAATGGTGTTTCTAAAGCTAGAAATCTAGGTATAGAGAAGGCAAATGGAAAGCTCGTTGCTTTTCTTGATGCAGATGATTATTGGTATCCCAATCATCTTGAAATAGTATTCCGATTGTATGAGAAATTTCCTGATGCTGGTCTGTTTTCTACATCTTATGAAAAAAGATTTAATGCAAAATCTACTTTTTTAGCTAATTTCAAGAATATCGATGCTAATAGTAACACTTTCATGATTGTTAACGACTTTTTTGAATCCAGCATTATTGATTCCATAGCGTGGACATCGGCTTGTGCTGTTCCTAAAAACACTCTAAACAATATTGGAGTTTTTGACACTTCTATCACACATGGAGCAGGAGAAGACACGGATCTTTGGATTAGAATTGCTCTTAAATACAAAGTCGCTCTTGCCACCTATGTTACTGCCACCTATAATTTAGATGCTAATAATAGAATTTCAAACACAGATACACTGAAAAGAAATTTTCAAGATCTAAATAAGTTCCAAAAAGAAGAGAAAACCAATCTTAGTTTGAAAAAATATTTAGATCAAAACAGATATTCAATTTCGCTGCAATACAAATCTGCTGGAGACCCAAAAACAGCCAAAAAGTATAAAGAAGAAATTGATTATAAAAACCTAAATACCAAACAAAAAATATTATTGGCTGCTCCTAAATTTCTTTACAACTTTCTAAAAATTATTAGAAGGAAATTAATTTTAAATGCAAGTATCAAACTATCTGCTTTTGAATAA
- a CDS encoding class I SAM-dependent methyltransferase, which produces MALLRNLYYKLTPGQRLFARRLVYFPIDLFRKRSDMEPPKGKIFVGSGDFISHGKNTLELFKQHGGLLPDHNVLDIGSGIGRMAVPLTSYLDKTSRYEGFDIVKDGVDWCKKNITSKFSNFNFTHVDLKNDLYNLNTEKKASSYIFPYQNDSFNFVFLTSVFTHMMPDDMDHYLSEINRVLKNNGTCFATFFIYDQNSPEKYTNKGITFTFEKEKDFSLYNTNVKEANICFKKEYLYNTIRKKKFSVENFIQGWWIDGIKKESATDYQDILILKKKNSL; this is translated from the coding sequence ATGGCACTATTAAGAAATCTATACTACAAACTCACTCCAGGACAAAGGTTATTTGCCAGACGACTTGTATATTTCCCTATCGACCTTTTCCGAAAAAGATCCGACATGGAACCGCCAAAAGGAAAAATTTTTGTGGGTTCTGGAGATTTTATTTCTCACGGAAAAAATACTCTAGAATTGTTCAAACAACACGGAGGATTACTTCCAGATCATAATGTCCTAGATATTGGTTCAGGAATAGGAAGAATGGCTGTTCCACTAACTTCATACTTAGACAAAACTAGCAGATATGAAGGTTTTGATATTGTAAAAGACGGAGTAGATTGGTGCAAAAAAAATATTACATCAAAATTTAGCAACTTCAATTTTACCCATGTAGATTTAAAAAACGACTTATATAATTTAAATACAGAAAAGAAAGCTTCTTCCTATATTTTTCCTTATCAGAATGATTCTTTTAATTTTGTTTTTCTTACTTCTGTGTTTACTCATATGATGCCTGATGATATGGATCATTATTTATCTGAAATAAATAGGGTATTAAAAAATAATGGGACTTGTTTTGCAACATTTTTTATTTATGATCAGAATAGTCCAGAAAAATACACAAACAAAGGAATAACATTTACTTTTGAGAAAGAAAAAGATTTCAGCTTATACAATACCAATGTAAAAGAAGCTAATATTTGTTTCAAGAAAGAATATTTGTATAATACTATTCGTAAAAAAAAGTTTTCTGTTGAAAATTTTATTCAAGGATGGTGGATTGATGGAATAAAAAAGGAAAGTGCCACAGATTATCAGGACATATTAATCCTAAAAAAGAAAAATTCTTTATAA
- a CDS encoding glycosyltransferase, with protein MIKKNNIKVCIVVSSLGVGGAERSSAILSRMLVDSGYDVTIISILDDTVYDYKGNLVNLESLTSAYRGLRKRWRKFIISRKVLSNNKFDYIIDATSRPLWFKQWFINTFVYRKIDTIFVVHNYKLSGYFPNNRVLGKCLYQNSYELVGVSKGSVIHFKEEYSLEKGRCIYNAFDETHWDMLSKAKADVVEDSYILSYGRILDESKNYSFLIRTYAQSELSKKGIKLLIIGDGPDKTKIQNLVKSYGIQEYVVFKKFLENPFPYVKHALFTTLTSNYEGFPMVLIESLAMGTPVVSVDCKSGPSEVIVTGKNGILVPLKNEQSYTEALNKMVEDQGFYKRCKEGTITSVSKFKIENIIPQWQAILPRKI; from the coding sequence ATGATTAAAAAAAATAATATAAAAGTTTGCATAGTAGTTTCTTCTTTAGGAGTTGGGGGAGCAGAAAGATCAAGCGCAATTTTGTCTAGAATGCTGGTGGATTCAGGATATGACGTAACCATAATTAGTATTTTGGATGATACCGTATATGATTATAAAGGAAATTTAGTAAATCTAGAATCGCTAACTTCAGCTTATAGAGGATTACGGAAACGCTGGCGTAAGTTTATTATTAGTAGAAAGGTATTGAGCAATAATAAATTTGACTATATTATTGATGCAACATCACGGCCATTATGGTTTAAACAATGGTTTATTAATACTTTTGTATATCGAAAAATAGATACAATATTTGTAGTTCACAATTATAAGCTGAGTGGTTATTTTCCAAATAATAGGGTTTTAGGTAAGTGTTTATATCAAAACTCATACGAATTGGTAGGTGTTTCTAAAGGTTCAGTTATTCATTTTAAGGAAGAATATAGTTTAGAGAAAGGAAGATGTATATATAATGCATTTGACGAAACTCATTGGGATATGTTGTCAAAAGCTAAGGCTGATGTGGTGGAAGATTCTTATATATTATCCTACGGTAGGATTTTGGATGAATCTAAAAATTATAGTTTTTTAATTAGGACATATGCACAATCAGAGTTATCTAAAAAAGGAATAAAACTTTTGATAATTGGTGATGGGCCGGATAAAACAAAGATTCAAAACCTAGTTAAATCATATGGGATACAAGAATATGTTGTTTTTAAGAAGTTTTTAGAAAACCCGTTTCCATATGTAAAACACGCATTGTTCACTACTTTGACTAGTAATTATGAGGGTTTTCCTATGGTTTTGATAGAATCTTTAGCAATGGGAACACCTGTGGTTTCTGTAGATTGTAAATCTGGACCCTCTGAGGTTATAGTTACAGGTAAGAATGGTATATTAGTGCCGTTAAAAAATGAACAGAGTTACACCGAGGCATTGAATAAAATGGTAGAAGATCAGGGTTTTTATAAACGTTGTAAAGAAGGAACGATCACCAGTGTATCCAAATTTAAAATAGAAAATATAATTCCACAATGGCAAGCAATACTTCCACGCAAAATATAA
- a CDS encoding cell division ATP-binding protein FtsE: MSEPVLSLKNASIYQRENLILSDVNVEVNKGDFVYLIGKTGTGKSSFMKTLYGDIPLIEGEGSIVDFDLSTLKESQIPFLRRKLGIVFQDFKLLNDRTVKDNLLFVLKATGWTDQKAMDSKIDNVLDKVGMKTKDFKFPYQLSGGEQQRIAIARALLNDPELILADEPTGNLDPQTSVEVMEVLQDINKNGNTILMATHDYALLLKYPSKTLKCEGNKVFEVVQRKG; the protein is encoded by the coding sequence ATGTCCGAACCGGTTCTAAGCCTTAAAAACGCTTCAATCTATCAACGCGAAAACCTAATCTTATCAGATGTTAATGTAGAAGTTAACAAAGGGGATTTTGTATATCTGATCGGAAAAACAGGTACAGGTAAAAGTAGTTTTATGAAAACACTTTATGGAGACATCCCTTTGATAGAGGGAGAAGGCAGTATCGTAGATTTTGATCTGAGTACCTTAAAAGAAAGTCAAATTCCTTTTCTTAGAAGAAAATTAGGGATTGTTTTTCAGGATTTTAAACTCCTTAATGATAGAACTGTAAAAGATAATTTATTATTTGTATTGAAAGCTACTGGTTGGACTGATCAGAAAGCTATGGATAGTAAGATTGATAATGTGCTGGATAAAGTTGGGATGAAAACCAAGGATTTTAAGTTCCCGTATCAGTTATCTGGTGGAGAACAACAACGAATCGCTATTGCTAGAGCATTGCTCAATGATCCAGAACTCATTCTGGCAGATGAGCCTACCGGAAACCTAGATCCACAAACTTCTGTAGAAGTAATGGAGGTATTACAGGATATTAATAAAAATGGCAATACCATCTTAATGGCTACTCACGACTATGCTTTGTTACTTAAATATCCTTCAAAAACATTAAAATGTGAAGGGAATAAGGTTTTTGAAGTAGTACAACGAAAAGGGTAA